One genomic window of Paramormyrops kingsleyae isolate MSU_618 chromosome 20, PKINGS_0.4, whole genome shotgun sequence includes the following:
- the LOC111836064 gene encoding tudor domain-containing protein 1-like has protein sequence MQRHQNPTEFFCHQSSSQGTRTLAALMADLAKHSQSSDAALVASVGRPCCAQFPGDKFWYRAMVQSILPDGKVEVFFVDYGNTCVVDRAELRSIRPEHLKVPSQALRCWLAGDKKWYRAVVLEVGDSEAKVVYADYGNTERVPLSGLQPITSAHLDPPFRIVRCALTGMVPLPSPWLASAGRRFELLLDAPVLACAHGFDGTYNLLTMTSHGEKGNVHINSALKDSLVEEEGPAVGPSEWESAAGPRDAACVPRGCLDKVMGKDGAKADIQQETGREEAELVSGVCNGD, from the exons ATGCAGAGACACCAGAACCCCACAGAGTTCTTCTGCCACCAAAGCAGCTCCCAAG GCACTCGCACCCTGGCAGCGCTGATGGCTGACCTGGCAAAGCACAGTCAGAGCAGTGACGCCGCCCTGGTGGCCAGTGTGGGACGGCCCTGCTGTGCCCAGTTCCCAG GTGACAAGTTCTGGTACCGGGCCATGGTCCAAAGCATTTTGCCAGATGGGAAGGTGGAGGTGTTCTTTGTGGACTATGGGAACACCTGCGTTGTGGACCGGGCCGAGCTCAGGAGCATCCGGCCTGAACACCTGAAGGTTCCCTCTCAGGCTCTGCGGTGCTGGCTTGCAG GTGATAAGAAGTGGTACAGAGCTGTTGTCCTGGAAGTTGGTGACTCTGAGGCGAAAGTCGTTTACGCGGATTACGGGAACACTGAGCGCGTGCCGCTCTCTGGCCTCCAGCCCATCACGAGCGCCCACCTGGACCCGCCATTCCGGATCGTCCGGTGTGCACTCACAG GGATGGTGCCCTTGCCCAGCCCGTGGCTTGCCTCCGCAGGGAGACGCTTTGAGTTGCTGCTGGATGCTCCCGTCCTGGCCTGTGCCCATGGCTTTGACGGTACCTACAACCTGCTGACCATGACCAGCCATGGAGAAAAGGGTAACGTTCATATCAACTCCGCGCTGAAGGACAGcttggtggaggaggaggggcctGCCGTCGGTCCCAGCGAGTGGGAGTCTGCTGCTGGACCCAGAGACGCAGCCTGTGTTCCCAGAG GCTGCCTGGATAAGGTAATGGGAAAAGATGGGGCTAAAGCTGACATCCAGCAGGAAACCGGCAGGGAGGAAGCAGAGCTGGTCTCAGGCGTCTGCAATGGTGACTGA